In the genome of Thermodesulfobacteriota bacterium, one region contains:
- a CDS encoding radical SAM protein, whose protein sequence is MLTVKQGVNGALKYLYTKATGRPKLVNLEITKLCNAKCDFCDYWQTRHETRLSDYRPVIKKINPLVVVITGGEPMLRKDLPDIVRQVKECSIFIFTSMVTKGDLLTLEKAEELFAAGIDQIAVSLDFPGEKHDSYRGIPGLWNHLSNLLPELSRRFSKKSIVLNTIIMEDNLDQIIDIAHKAKEWGVSISFSSYSVMKTNNSSHFIKQQKLEKIREVVNNLIELRRKWKGVIVSTEYYLKEVPEYFERGGVPDCLAGINMIQVTPSGHLKRCSEMPVTAHYSDYSPDLYGKTRCEACWYSCRGETQTPINIRRGLEYMGIWL, encoded by the coding sequence ATGCTTACAGTCAAACAGGGTGTAAACGGGGCACTAAAGTATCTTTACACCAAGGCCACCGGAAGACCCAAGCTGGTTAATCTGGAGATAACCAAGCTTTGTAACGCCAAGTGTGATTTTTGCGACTATTGGCAGACCAGACATGAAACCCGACTATCCGATTATCGCCCGGTAATAAAGAAGATTAATCCGCTGGTTGTAGTGATTACCGGCGGAGAGCCGATGCTCAGAAAGGACCTGCCGGACATAGTCAGGCAGGTGAAAGAGTGTTCGATCTTCATATTTACCTCCATGGTTACTAAGGGTGACCTGTTGACCCTGGAGAAAGCAGAGGAGCTTTTCGCTGCCGGGATTGACCAGATTGCCGTATCCCTAGATTTTCCCGGGGAGAAACACGATTCCTATAGGGGAATTCCCGGATTATGGAATCACCTGTCCAATCTCCTTCCGGAGCTTTCAAGGAGATTCAGTAAAAAGAGCATAGTGTTGAATACCATAATTATGGAAGACAACCTGGACCAGATAATCGACATTGCACACAAGGCAAAAGAGTGGGGAGTAAGTATTTCCTTCAGCTCCTACTCGGTGATGAAGACCAACAACAGCAGCCACTTCATTAAACAGCAGAAGTTGGAAAAAATTAGGGAAGTGGTCAATAACTTGATAGAGCTCAGGAGAAAATGGAAAGGGGTTATCGTTTCCACCGAATACTATCTCAAAGAAGTGCCGGAATACTTCGAGAGGGGTGGGGTTCCCGATTGTCTGGCCGGTATAAACATGATTCAGGTAACCCCAAGCGGTCATCTAAAGAGATGCTCGGAGATGCCGGTTACTGCCCATTATAGCGACTACAGTCCGGATTTATACGGCAAGACCAGGTGTGAAGCATGCTGGTATAGCTGTCGCGGCGAAACCCAGACTCCTATAAACATTAGGAGAGGTTTGGAGTATATGGGAATATGGCTTTAA
- a CDS encoding phosphatidylglycerophosphatase A produces the protein MREWVVKLLATFFYLGYSPVAPGTAGTIGAILPFYLISNLSPLSYFLILFGFIIFSVWISTEASAIFNKTDPSSVVLDEVCGYLVTMFLVPASLLNIFLGFFLFRFFDVLKPPPIKSAENLPRGLGIVADDVLAGIYANIVLQVVVRFIFPAN, from the coding sequence TTGAGAGAATGGGTCGTAAAGCTTCTGGCCACCTTCTTTTATTTAGGTTACTCGCCGGTTGCACCGGGTACAGCCGGCACGATTGGAGCAATCCTGCCTTTTTATCTGATATCAAACCTGTCACCTTTATCCTATTTTTTAATTCTCTTCGGGTTTATAATTTTTTCTGTATGGATTTCCACCGAGGCTAGCGCCATATTCAACAAGACCGATCCTTCTTCGGTAGTGCTGGATGAAGTTTGCGGTTATTTAGTGACGATGTTTCTCGTTCCGGCTAGTTTACTGAACATATTCTTGGGCTTTTTTCTCTTCCGGTTCTTCGATGTCCTAAAGCCTCCTCCGATAAAAAGCGCCGAGAACCTGCCTCGTGGATTGGGAATAGTGGCCGATGATGTTCTTGCGGGCATATATGCGAATATAGTACTCCAGGTTGTTGTGAGGTTCATATTTCCAGCGAATTAA
- the ilvB gene encoding biosynthetic-type acetolactate synthase large subunit has protein sequence MARMLGAEMFFETLIHEGVDVIFGLPGGYVLKVYDVMPKYGEAIKHVLSRHEQGATHMADGYARASGRPGVVLCTSGPAATNTVTGIATAQMDSSPVVVFTGQVPTPYLGSDAFQEADHIGITRPCTKHNSLVRRTRELPRAIKEAFHIATTGRPGPVLVDMPKDVLIGEDELEIPNEISLRGYKPTIRGNIAQIKRAVEIIMTAKRPVVFGGGGLIWSGATPELIELVHRLRIPVALTLMGLGAYPANDPYFMSMLGMHGSYKANMAVHESDVIISIGARFDDRATGGNFPKFAPNAKIVHIDIDPSTIDKNIRVHCPIVGDAKHVLRQMLEFIPKDLNIDRREWFGKIDEWGRQHPLLPKENSDKIMTSHLIDMLSNITNGDAIIVSDVGQHQMWVAQFYKFNRPRTHITSGGLGTMGFGFPAAMGAKFARPDEMVICVAGDGSFQMNMQELATAVENKMDLKIVLINNEHHGMVRQWQTMFFNKNYSASHFDVMPDFVKLAEAFGAKGLRAKRPEELEATLKEGLYSDGVVLMEIVVDYEEMVYPMIAPGGAMNEMILEDIEREMIVESVDMA, from the coding sequence ATGGCCAGAATGCTTGGTGCAGAGATGTTTTTTGAAACTTTAATCCACGAGGGGGTAGACGTAATATTTGGCCTCCCTGGTGGATATGTACTCAAGGTATACGACGTTATGCCTAAGTACGGTGAGGCCATCAAGCATGTTCTATCAAGACACGAGCAGGGAGCGACACACATGGCCGATGGTTACGCCCGGGCTTCGGGAAGGCCGGGTGTGGTGCTCTGTACTTCTGGCCCAGCCGCAACCAATACGGTTACAGGAATTGCTACGGCCCAGATGGATTCGTCGCCGGTAGTGGTATTCACCGGGCAGGTCCCCACTCCCTATCTGGGAAGCGATGCTTTTCAGGAAGCAGACCATATAGGAATTACCCGTCCGTGTACAAAGCATAATAGCCTGGTAAGACGTACAAGAGAACTGCCTCGGGCTATAAAGGAGGCGTTTCACATAGCAACTACCGGTCGTCCGGGGCCAGTGCTGGTGGATATGCCAAAGGACGTTCTTATTGGTGAGGACGAGCTAGAGATACCGAATGAGATTAGTTTAAGGGGATATAAGCCTACTATCAGGGGAAATATAGCTCAGATAAAACGAGCGGTCGAAATCATAATGACGGCAAAGAGGCCAGTGGTCTTTGGGGGCGGCGGGCTTATATGGTCTGGGGCGACTCCAGAGCTTATAGAATTAGTTCATAGGTTGAGAATTCCAGTTGCCCTTACCCTTATGGGCCTTGGGGCTTATCCGGCAAACGACCCTTATTTCATGAGCATGCTCGGTATGCACGGGTCTTACAAGGCAAATATGGCAGTACATGAGAGCGATGTGATTATCTCCATAGGGGCCAGGTTTGACGACAGGGCAACCGGTGGGAATTTCCCTAAATTTGCCCCCAACGCTAAGATAGTGCACATAGATATCGACCCATCGACTATAGACAAAAATATCCGTGTCCATTGCCCAATCGTAGGGGACGCGAAGCATGTTTTACGACAGATGCTCGAGTTTATCCCCAAGGACCTGAATATAGATAGAAGGGAATGGTTTGGAAAGATCGACGAGTGGGGGCGGCAACATCCTCTTCTCCCCAAAGAAAATAGTGATAAGATAATGACCTCCCATCTTATAGATATGCTTTCCAACATCACTAATGGGGATGCCATAATTGTGTCCGATGTAGGGCAGCATCAGATGTGGGTTGCTCAATTTTATAAGTTTAACCGCCCAAGGACCCATATTACCTCCGGCGGGCTGGGCACAATGGGGTTCGGCTTCCCTGCGGCTATGGGTGCAAAATTTGCCCGTCCGGATGAGATGGTTATATGCGTGGCCGGGGACGGAAGCTTCCAGATGAATATGCAAGAGTTAGCCACAGCGGTGGAGAACAAGATGGACTTGAAGATCGTACTGATCAACAACGAACATCATGGAATGGTAAGGCAGTGGCAGACCATGTTCTTCAACAAGAACTACTCCGCCTCCCATTTCGACGTGATGCCGGACTTCGTCAAGCTTGCGGAGGCCTTTGGTGCTAAGGGATTGAGGGCAAAAAGGCCGGAAGAGCTAGAGGCTACTCTCAAGGAAGGGCTTTACTCTGACGGAGTCGTTCTTATGGAGATTGTCGTTGATTACGAGGAGATGGTCTACCCGATGATTGCTCCGGGAGGGGCGATGAATGAGATGATTCTCGAGGACATCGAGAGAGAGATGATAGTTGAGTCCGTGGATATGGCTTAG
- the recA gene encoding recombinase RecA, with protein sequence MSKEVASKEPASKEKAIDLAISSIEKQFGKGAIMRMGAETSVPEISVVPTGSIGLDIALGVRGLPRGRIVEIFGPEASGKTTLALHAIAESQRLGGIAAFVDAEHALDPKYAKGLGVKVEDLLISQPDFGEQALEIVDTLVRSGAVDLIVLDSVAALTPRAEIEGDMGDAHVGLQARLMSQALRKITANVNRSKTIVVFVNQTRMKIGAPAYSNPETTTGGTALKFYASVRIDIRRIGSIKDGDEVSGNRVRAKVVKNKVAPPFREAEFDVIFGSGISQEGELIDLGTKYRVIEKSGTWLSYNGERLGQGRENARVFLKENPEIMQKIKEEVFSKSGIIKEIKPEEE encoded by the coding sequence ATGTCCAAAGAAGTAGCTTCAAAAGAGCCGGCAAGTAAAGAAAAAGCAATAGATCTGGCTATATCTTCCATTGAAAAACAATTCGGTAAGGGCGCGATTATGCGCATGGGAGCAGAAACCTCCGTTCCGGAGATCTCTGTGGTTCCTACTGGTTCGATAGGGTTAGACATTGCTCTCGGTGTGAGAGGGTTGCCGAGGGGGAGAATCGTAGAGATCTTTGGCCCTGAAGCTTCTGGGAAGACCACGCTGGCTCTTCACGCTATAGCCGAGTCACAAAGGCTGGGAGGTATTGCCGCTTTTGTCGATGCGGAGCATGCCCTTGACCCAAAATACGCTAAAGGGCTTGGCGTGAAGGTAGAGGACCTCCTAATCTCGCAGCCCGATTTTGGAGAGCAAGCACTAGAAATAGTCGATACACTCGTAAGAAGCGGTGCCGTTGACCTGATCGTTCTCGATTCGGTAGCGGCGCTTACTCCAAGGGCTGAAATAGAGGGAGATATGGGAGACGCGCATGTCGGGCTTCAAGCTAGGCTCATGTCTCAGGCCTTGAGAAAAATCACGGCCAACGTTAACCGGTCGAAAACTATCGTCGTTTTTGTGAATCAAACTCGAATGAAAATCGGTGCCCCGGCCTATAGCAACCCAGAAACTACCACTGGGGGGACAGCGCTTAAGTTTTACGCCTCGGTAAGAATAGACATAAGAAGGATCGGGTCTATAAAGGACGGGGATGAGGTTTCCGGAAATAGGGTGAGAGCCAAAGTGGTGAAAAACAAGGTGGCTCCTCCGTTTAGAGAAGCCGAGTTTGACGTCATTTTTGGCAGTGGAATCTCTCAGGAAGGTGAGTTGATAGACCTCGGCACTAAATATAGGGTAATAGAAAAGAGTGGGACCTGGCTTTCTTATAACGGAGAAAGACTAGGACAGGGAAGGGAAAACGCAAGGGTTTTTCTCAAAGAAAATCCCGAGATTATGCAGAAAATCAAAGAAGAGGTTTTCTCAAAGTCCGGGATTATAAAGGAGATAAAACCCGAGGAGGAATGA
- a CDS encoding methylated-DNA--[protein]-cysteine S-methyltransferase, with amino-acid sequence MDTYSLSKLDTEIGTIFVIGTENGLSRVVLGRYEFEEYVSGLNGTALVEDGRVQESANEIKLYLEGKLKEFHTRLDLSSGTSFQISVWRELLNIPYGKVKTYGQVADKIGKPGAARAVGNAVGANPIPIIIPCHRVVATNGLGGYSGGIEIKKRLLRTEGVIR; translated from the coding sequence ATGGATACATATAGTTTGTCTAAGCTTGATACTGAAATTGGAACTATTTTTGTTATCGGCACAGAAAATGGTCTTTCTAGGGTTGTGCTTGGGAGGTATGAATTCGAAGAATATGTGAGCGGTCTTAATGGAACTGCGCTTGTCGAAGATGGCAGGGTTCAAGAGTCGGCGAATGAAATCAAACTCTATCTCGAGGGCAAATTAAAAGAATTTCACACGAGGTTAGATTTATCTTCCGGAACATCATTTCAAATATCTGTCTGGAGAGAATTGCTGAATATTCCTTACGGCAAGGTTAAGACTTACGGCCAGGTCGCCGATAAGATTGGCAAACCTGGTGCGGCAAGGGCGGTGGGCAACGCGGTAGGAGCAAACCCAATTCCTATTATTATCCCCTGCCATAGGGTGGTCGCCACAAACGGCCTGGGCGGTTATTCCGGTGGCATCGAGATCAAGAAGAGGCTTCTTCGAACTGAAGGGGTAATCCGATAA
- the tsaB gene encoding tRNA (adenosine(37)-N6)-threonylcarbamoyltransferase complex dimerization subunit type 1 TsaB — translation MRVLGIETSTISGSVAILDDDRVLGELSLNVGPVHSEKLLPVIEWLLKEADVDKKRIEAVSVSIGPGSFTALRIGISTAKALAFSLKIPIVGVSSLEVLASNLIFTPFTICSIIDARKKEVFVGFFRSSDGRLERVSDEMLIAPEIIPNITKEKTIFVGDGAMIYRDSIDSALGGFALFCPPHLNMPRAACCAFLGAQKLNKGYRDDLLHLVPRYLRRADTEILRER, via the coding sequence ATGAGAGTTCTAGGAATTGAAACCTCAACCATTTCGGGAAGTGTGGCAATTTTAGATGACGACCGGGTTCTGGGGGAGTTATCTCTAAATGTTGGACCTGTACACTCAGAAAAACTCCTACCCGTAATTGAATGGCTCCTCAAGGAAGCGGATGTAGATAAAAAAAGGATTGAAGCAGTCTCAGTATCTATAGGTCCTGGCTCTTTCACTGCATTAAGAATAGGCATTTCCACGGCGAAGGCACTGGCTTTTTCGCTGAAGATTCCAATCGTGGGAGTTTCTTCACTCGAGGTCCTGGCTTCAAATTTGATTTTTACACCTTTTACTATATGTTCTATAATAGATGCTAGGAAGAAGGAGGTTTTTGTTGGTTTTTTCCGGTCGTCCGACGGGAGACTGGAAAGGGTTTCTGATGAAATGCTAATTGCCCCGGAGATTATTCCCAACATAACTAAGGAGAAAACCATATTTGTTGGTGACGGAGCGATGATTTACCGGGATTCTATTGATTCGGCCTTAGGAGGGTTTGCCCTTTTTTGCCCGCCGCATCTTAACATGCCCAGAGCGGCATGCTGCGCATTTCTAGGTGCACAAAAATTAAATAAGGGTTATAGGGATGATTTGTTACATCTTGTCCCTCGATATTTACGAAGGGCTGACACTGAAATTCTTAGGGAGAGGTGA
- a CDS encoding SDR family oxidoreductase — protein MTADNSLIDKWALILGASSGFGEAISLELAEAGMHIFGVHLDRKSTMENVERIIGQIKDKGRKAVFFNINASDPEKRKETLDQIEETLKKNDNPSGIRVLVHSLAFGTLKPYIASSQKEMVTDTNMNMTLDVMAHSLVYWTQELVSRKLMVEGGRIFAMTSAGGHRVWKTYGPVSAAKAALESHIRQLAVELAPLGITANAIQAGVTETPALSKIPGSDIIVENALRVNPSGRLTRPKDVAEAIVSLSARGTHWITGNVIKVDGGEDLI, from the coding sequence TTGACTGCCGATAATAGTTTGATAGACAAGTGGGCTCTTATACTGGGGGCTTCTAGCGGTTTTGGCGAAGCCATCAGCCTAGAACTGGCCGAAGCCGGAATGCACATCTTCGGCGTCCACTTAGACAGAAAATCCACCATGGAGAACGTAGAACGAATAATCGGTCAGATAAAGGATAAAGGGAGAAAAGCGGTTTTTTTCAACATTAACGCATCCGACCCGGAAAAAAGAAAAGAGACATTGGACCAGATAGAAGAGACCCTGAAAAAAAATGACAACCCTTCCGGAATAAGGGTTTTGGTTCACTCGCTTGCTTTTGGAACCCTTAAGCCGTACATTGCCTCCTCACAAAAGGAAATGGTGACCGATACGAATATGAATATGACCCTCGATGTCATGGCTCACAGCCTAGTCTACTGGACTCAAGAACTGGTCAGCCGGAAACTGATGGTCGAAGGGGGAAGAATATTTGCTATGACCAGCGCCGGAGGACACCGGGTTTGGAAAACCTATGGTCCCGTTTCCGCCGCCAAAGCAGCCCTTGAATCCCATATCAGACAACTTGCCGTGGAACTTGCCCCCTTGGGAATCACTGCCAACGCCATTCAAGCCGGGGTTACCGAAACCCCTGCCCTCAGTAAGATTCCAGGAAGCGATATTATCGTGGAGAATGCACTTCGGGTAAACCCGAGCGGAAGGCTAACCCGACCCAAGGATGTAGCGGAAGCCATTGTTTCGCTCTCCGCCAGGGGTACACACTGGATAACCGGAAACGTAATAAAGGTAGATGGAGGAGAGGACCTGATTTAA
- the cysS gene encoding cysteine--tRNA ligase: MEKKIRLYNTLTQKKEDLAPFEGKKVRIYVCGPTVYSSAHLGHARAAVTFDIIQRFLKKIGYDVTYVRNFTDIDDKIINKSKETGIPSEEISRIYTEEYIEDMASLGVQTPDFQPKVTEHIAEIIELIKTIIDKGYAYRSGDDVFFSIKKFPGYGKLSKRTPEEMLAGARIDINEQKEDPLDFALWKGAKPGEPWWESPWGKGRPGWHIECSAMSMKYLGKSFEIHGGGKDLIFPHHENEIAQSESATGVEFVRHWVHNGLIQINREKMSKSVGNIINVREALSRWSKEAIRLFFLSHHYQNPADFSDSTMDENESALERIYITLKRAEDLKKDKERVDVELASNLERFRTAWLEAMYDDFNTADALGNLFDLVRAINRSIDSTGWSSTLSESIEELRAFGSTMGILELAPDDYLKREKLAKINLEITEREIQELIKERNKARTEKNWKRADEIREYLSEKGILLEDSKEGTIWRVKSQT, encoded by the coding sequence ATGGAAAAAAAAATAAGGCTATACAACACTCTCACTCAAAAAAAGGAAGACCTGGCCCCATTCGAGGGTAAAAAGGTAAGAATATACGTATGCGGTCCGACCGTTTATAGCTCCGCTCACCTGGGTCATGCCCGGGCGGCGGTGACCTTTGATATTATACAGAGATTCCTTAAGAAGATAGGTTATGACGTAACCTACGTCCGAAACTTTACCGACATCGACGATAAAATAATAAACAAATCAAAGGAGACGGGAATCCCGTCAGAAGAAATATCGCGAATATATACGGAAGAATACATCGAGGACATGGCCTCCCTCGGGGTGCAAACGCCTGACTTTCAACCCAAGGTCACCGAACACATAGCTGAAATAATCGAGCTTATCAAGACCATCATTGATAAGGGTTACGCCTACCGATCCGGAGACGACGTTTTCTTTTCCATAAAGAAGTTTCCCGGATATGGAAAGCTTTCCAAAAGAACACCGGAGGAAATGTTGGCCGGGGCAAGGATAGACATAAACGAGCAGAAGGAGGATCCGCTTGATTTTGCCCTGTGGAAAGGAGCAAAGCCTGGAGAGCCGTGGTGGGAAAGCCCGTGGGGGAAAGGGCGCCCGGGTTGGCATATCGAATGCTCGGCGATGAGTATGAAGTATCTCGGAAAAAGTTTTGAGATACATGGGGGAGGAAAGGACTTAATATTCCCCCATCACGAGAATGAGATAGCCCAGTCCGAATCGGCAACCGGTGTCGAATTCGTCAGACACTGGGTGCATAATGGGCTTATCCAAATCAACCGGGAAAAGATGTCAAAATCCGTCGGCAACATCATAAATGTGAGGGAAGCCCTGTCCCGATGGAGTAAAGAAGCAATAAGGTTGTTTTTCCTATCCCATCACTACCAGAACCCGGCTGATTTCTCGGATAGCACCATGGACGAGAATGAGTCAGCATTAGAGAGAATCTATATAACTCTCAAACGGGCAGAAGACCTGAAAAAGGATAAGGAAAGAGTAGACGTCGAGCTGGCAAGCAATCTAGAAAGATTCAGGACGGCTTGGCTCGAAGCAATGTACGACGACTTTAACACAGCGGATGCACTCGGAAACCTATTTGACCTGGTCAGGGCAATCAACCGGTCTATCGACTCTACCGGATGGTCCTCCACCCTGTCTGAGAGTATAGAAGAACTGAGAGCTTTCGGAAGCACTATGGGAATATTAGAGCTTGCCCCGGATGACTATTTAAAGAGAGAGAAGCTGGCTAAGATAAACCTTGAAATCACCGAAAGAGAGATTCAGGAACTAATCAAAGAGAGAAATAAGGCCAGAACGGAGAAGAACTGGAAACGGGCGGACGAAATCAGAGAATACCTGAGCGAGAAAGGAATATTACTCGAAGATTCTAAAGAAGGAACCATCTGGCGGGTAAAAAGCCAAACATAA
- a CDS encoding competence/damage-inducible protein A, with protein sequence MKIEIITTGDEIMSGITLDTNFRWAAEKLTSLGFDLRFHTSVGDDEGDIMIAFKTAYVRAKAVIVSGGLGPTPDDLTANVASTFFGVPLELNNEALEMIENRFKEQGRTLLDINRKQAYIPRGSKVLKNFWGTAPGFQYEKEGVVFFFLPGVPKEFKEMLENYVVPELERRAVGRKRYEFRLVRTFGLRESEVAEKLKGVERDGLTIGYRAHFPEIHLRLSAFGDTELEAKKIMTDGLEEIKLRLGEYVFSTEGETLEEVVGKLLSQKGLTLALAESCTGGLVANRVTNIPGSSDYFDRGIVSYSNKAKIEVLGVPRFLIESYGAVSEEVVRAMADGVRKLSNADLGVAISGIAGPGGGTQEKPVGTVCIGISHRERGTFSKKFQFKGSREEIKLISSEVALDWIRKFVLNGV encoded by the coding sequence ATGAAAATCGAGATTATAACTACTGGTGATGAGATAATGAGCGGCATAACCCTTGATACCAACTTCAGATGGGCTGCAGAAAAGCTGACCAGCCTGGGTTTTGACCTGAGATTTCATACCAGTGTAGGAGACGATGAAGGGGATATTATGATAGCGTTCAAGACTGCTTACGTTAGAGCAAAGGCAGTCATAGTGTCGGGGGGTCTTGGCCCTACCCCTGATGACCTGACCGCTAACGTCGCCTCTACATTCTTTGGTGTTCCCTTAGAGCTTAATAACGAAGCTCTTGAGATGATAGAGAATAGATTCAAGGAACAGGGACGAACATTACTCGATATAAACAGGAAGCAAGCTTACATACCCCGGGGCTCTAAAGTTCTAAAAAATTTCTGGGGTACCGCTCCGGGGTTTCAGTACGAAAAAGAAGGCGTGGTGTTTTTCTTTCTTCCCGGGGTTCCAAAAGAATTCAAAGAGATGTTGGAAAATTATGTGGTTCCTGAGTTGGAGAGAAGGGCTGTTGGCAGAAAAAGGTATGAATTCAGACTGGTGAGGACCTTCGGTCTCAGGGAATCTGAGGTTGCGGAGAAGCTTAAGGGAGTAGAGAGGGATGGGTTGACTATAGGTTATAGGGCTCATTTCCCGGAAATCCACCTGAGGCTCTCGGCATTCGGAGATACGGAGCTAGAAGCGAAAAAAATAATGACCGATGGGCTTGAGGAGATTAAATTGAGGTTAGGAGAATATGTATTCTCCACCGAGGGCGAAACGCTGGAAGAGGTCGTAGGAAAACTGCTATCTCAAAAAGGGTTAACCCTTGCCCTAGCCGAGTCATGTACAGGCGGCCTCGTTGCTAACCGGGTCACTAATATTCCTGGAAGTTCTGATTACTTTGATAGGGGGATTGTTTCATACAGCAACAAAGCTAAGATAGAAGTTTTGGGTGTTCCTAGATTCCTTATAGAGTCATACGGCGCGGTGAGTGAAGAGGTGGTCCGAGCTATGGCGGATGGGGTAAGGAAGCTTTCCAATGCAGATTTGGGCGTGGCAATTTCTGGTATCGCCGGGCCCGGCGGAGGTACACAGGAAAAGCCGGTTGGGACTGTCTGTATAGGGATTTCTCATCGAGAAAGAGGAACGTTTTCTAAGAAGTTTCAGTTCAAGGGTTCGAGAGAAGAGATAAAACTGATCAGCTCGGAGGTAGCCCTTGATTGGATTAGAAAATTTGTGTTAAATGGTGTATAA
- a CDS encoding type IV pilus twitching motility protein PilT: MNIDDLLRGALKVGASDVHLKSGSCPVFRVNGRLIPIKEAPQLVSDDIKKIAFSMMNNLQKEKFEKSYEMDLAYSIPGLSRFRVNVFQQRGTLSMAIRAIPFNLMSFQSLNLPPILEKIAQEERGLVIVTGTTGSGKSTTLAAIVDYINETKARHIITIEDPLEFTHQDKKSYINQREVGIDTLSFANALRASLREDPDVILVGEMRDLETIEIAIAAAETGHLVFSTLHTLDAQETINRILAVFPSHQQNQIRYQLAQVLKAVISQRLMPKADGKGRVPAVEVLIGTARIKDLISDPLKTKEIRTAIEEGHLHYGMQTFDQCLYNLYKSGLITYDEAMRQATNKDDLALRIRGITSGSSGLARDQMEADKPKFEGGLKVDKI, encoded by the coding sequence ATAAATATTGATGATCTTCTGAGGGGTGCGCTCAAGGTAGGAGCTTCCGATGTTCACCTTAAGTCCGGTAGTTGCCCGGTTTTTCGAGTTAATGGGCGATTGATTCCCATAAAAGAGGCTCCTCAGCTCGTCAGCGACGACATCAAAAAGATTGCTTTTTCTATGATGAACAACCTGCAGAAAGAAAAGTTTGAAAAATCGTATGAAATGGACCTGGCTTACAGCATCCCTGGTCTTTCTCGGTTCCGGGTAAATGTCTTCCAGCAGCGGGGAACGCTCTCTATGGCTATAAGGGCAATTCCTTTTAACCTTATGTCCTTCCAATCCCTTAATCTACCGCCAATACTGGAAAAGATAGCCCAGGAGGAACGCGGCTTGGTAATCGTCACCGGGACAACTGGTAGTGGCAAATCGACCACGCTGGCGGCAATCGTAGATTATATAAACGAGACGAAGGCTAGGCACATAATCACTATTGAAGACCCGCTTGAGTTTACCCATCAAGATAAGAAGAGCTACATAAACCAACGAGAAGTGGGGATTGATACACTTTCTTTCGCCAATGCTCTCCGGGCTTCACTCCGGGAAGACCCGGATGTGATACTGGTTGGTGAAATGCGTGACCTGGAGACCATAGAAATCGCCATAGCTGCCGCCGAAACTGGGCACCTCGTATTTTCGACGCTTCACACTTTGGATGCTCAAGAAACAATTAATAGAATACTCGCCGTATTTCCGTCCCATCAACAGAATCAGATCCGCTACCAGCTGGCCCAGGTTCTGAAGGCTGTTATCTCGCAGCGCCTAATGCCCAAGGCTGATGGTAAGGGAAGGGTTCCTGCAGTCGAAGTACTAATTGGAACTGCCAGAATCAAAGACCTGATATCCGACCCGTTAAAAACCAAAGAAATAAGAACTGCGATTGAGGAAGGACACTTACACTACGGTATGCAAACCTTTGACCAGTGTCTATACAATCTATATAAGAGCGGCTTAATTACCTACGATGAAGCCATGAGGCAAGCTACCAATAAGGACGACCTTGCGCTCAGGATTAGGGGTATTACTTCAGGGTCATCCGGGCTGGCCAGGGATCAGATGGAAGCGGATAAACCCAAATTTGAGGGGGGGTTGAAAGTAGACAAGATTTAG
- a CDS encoding DUF465 domain-containing protein translates to MKESEIIESLLEGDEEFKRLYLEHRKLDGMVKDLEQKGSLSLDEEVEIKKLKKLKLSLKDEMERKISKLKKSS, encoded by the coding sequence ATGAAGGAATCAGAAATAATAGAAAGTCTTCTGGAGGGGGATGAGGAGTTTAAGAGGCTCTACCTTGAACATAGAAAATTGGATGGTATGGTAAAGGACCTCGAACAAAAGGGCTCCCTTTCACTTGATGAGGAAGTGGAGATCAAAAAACTAAAGAAATTAAAGCTTTCCCTGAAGGACGAGATGGAGAGAAAAATTAGTAAATTAAAGAAAAGTTCGTAA